Proteins co-encoded in one Enterobacter sp. R4-368 genomic window:
- the bcsD gene encoding cellulose biosynthesis protein BcsD produces MTTNTANTLLLGYFQQQQTPPGWFDLLSVMIDGMVRNVGEAESLPFLRQMGEALADRVPLPASSTVGELEANINAQLAVFNWGFIDIETTEHGMAFRHQALPVAREEAYQTRWCYAFCAILEGLYSRWLRNQGGEASLVFTRERLYSVADVLFRYANPQ; encoded by the coding sequence ATGACAACCAACACTGCTAACACGCTGCTGCTTGGCTATTTCCAGCAACAGCAAACGCCGCCGGGCTGGTTTGATTTGCTGAGCGTGATGATTGACGGCATGGTGCGAAACGTCGGCGAAGCGGAAAGCCTGCCGTTCCTGCGCCAGATGGGCGAAGCATTAGCGGACCGTGTACCGCTTCCGGCCTCATCGACGGTCGGCGAGCTGGAAGCGAACATTAATGCGCAACTGGCGGTGTTCAACTGGGGGTTTATTGATATCGAAACCACTGAGCACGGCATGGCGTTTCGCCACCAGGCGCTGCCGGTGGCGCGTGAAGAGGCCTACCAGACCCGCTGGTGCTATGCGTTTTGCGCCATTCTTGAAGGGCTTTATTCGCGCTGGCTGCGAAACCAGGGCGGTGAGGCGAGCCTCGTGTTTACCCGCGAAAGGCTCTATTCTGTGGCGGATGTTCTTTTCCGTTACGCTAACCCACAGTGA
- a CDS encoding cellulose biosynthesis protein BcsC, with translation MPKKTARRLTTICLSGALTLATSGMAQAAPNDAALKALFDQANYWHEKSHDDLAMESLKKVLMVDANNTQAMYLMALWAQQNGDLQTAAQWRARLAKTAPDDSGLQALDNAKQLAQVPQGQLTLARQQARSGNVPAALETWRSLFNGDTPPPSLAPEYYLTMAGDKALYPQALAEIQRFVAQHPQDNAARVALGKMLTWREATRRDGILLLEPMASGNKEADEGLRQALLWLAPQAGDERFYDTWLQRHPQDSEIQAYYRKNVGGSAKGAGFSALNSGDSNAAKRQFEQVLQTNPEDADALAGMGYIAQRNGDYQAAAQYLNRAASQGGEASAERKAQAEDAAFYGQLAQAQQALKTGNVSQALALSAPLAQQSGERGTAARLFRADVLRQNKDYPQAEQALREILNEQPQNAPARENLYYVLRDQNKAAEAQSLLRTLPASLQEKLQPRVVTGTPGDPLRRQAQQLAASGNTSQAIAVLRQGVARLPDDPWLRLDLARLLQQAGQENEAANVMLPAQNPRAGASSLYAAALFASENGGWQQASSLLSRISPASQNGQMRDLAQRVNYNLQMATAERYLAQGNMTAASNTLKALAATPPKSPVDAGKLARMLAQTGDTTTAVALVRESMKQGVQGNIGDYADQVAVLNQAGLNQEAQAFVSRPDVQARSTPAQLAGVRNGYVINEADQLREQGNYAAAYDKLIRALQNDPQNTDLMFAMGRLYQSGKMNKEAGVLYDYLMTRDSEDQAARVGAIDVALAENNVDKAQTLASGLRSNNSPDRLLLLARLEEAKGNHQQAMTYLRSARGKLVGLESNNSAATPTIGGVLLADNPFTTTSKSAAPQSLYGQTLPWQVAQVAHEPGSNLPGTTRTDLPVETAQTRTLRQVDDMMQQMNEKTGMWLQGGVEIRGRDGENGTSKLTEAKAPLTWSSSPFGDARFEFTATPVSLSSGSASGDSWRRYGANPLANGVSNIAASIKNANQSTATDGSDKFTDLAGYADASKLSPFTETGYDNLTSLLSSSRLQSLSASNYKANYSDPIKSSTDSQNASGVELNMALSGDSYKLDIGSTPLGQDLTSLVGGVKWSPKLTNYLTLILTGERRAVTDSLLSYVGLRDAYSGERWGQVTKNGGSVQLSYDDGDAGFYIGGGGYSYLGKDVASNTSVNANAGVYLRPWHDDFRQLQTGLNVGWMNYSKNLSYFTYGQGGYFSPQNYVSVSLPVDLSQKIDNWKLSIGGAVGYQSYTQDKSNYFPTEPEAQKMLQQLADMGFVKEAQYQGGSQNGIGYNFHAGLDYNVNKNMSVGGKVGYDTFGSYNESTAGIWLRYMLGDK, from the coding sequence ATGCCTAAAAAAACCGCCCGTCGGCTGACAACAATTTGCCTCTCCGGCGCGCTGACGCTGGCGACCTCTGGTATGGCACAGGCCGCGCCAAATGACGCGGCGCTCAAGGCACTGTTTGATCAGGCGAACTACTGGCACGAAAAGTCCCACGACGACCTGGCGATGGAGTCGCTCAAAAAGGTGTTAATGGTCGATGCCAACAACACCCAGGCGATGTACCTGATGGCGCTGTGGGCGCAGCAAAATGGTGATTTACAAACCGCCGCGCAGTGGCGCGCCAGGCTGGCGAAAACCGCGCCGGACGATAGCGGTTTGCAGGCGCTGGATAATGCAAAACAGCTGGCGCAGGTGCCGCAAGGGCAGTTAACGCTTGCCCGTCAGCAGGCGCGCAGCGGCAATGTTCCGGCAGCGCTGGAAACCTGGCGCAGCCTGTTCAATGGCGACACGCCGCCGCCGAGCCTCGCGCCGGAATACTATTTAACGATGGCGGGCGATAAAGCGCTCTACCCGCAGGCGCTGGCAGAAATTCAGCGCTTCGTCGCCCAGCATCCGCAGGACAATGCCGCCCGCGTGGCGCTGGGCAAGATGTTGACCTGGCGCGAAGCAACGCGCCGCGACGGGATTTTGCTGCTGGAGCCGATGGCCAGCGGCAATAAAGAGGCGGATGAAGGGCTGCGTCAGGCGCTGCTGTGGCTTGCGCCGCAGGCTGGCGATGAACGCTTTTATGATACCTGGTTGCAGCGCCATCCGCAGGATAGCGAGATCCAGGCGTACTACCGTAAAAATGTCGGTGGCAGCGCGAAAGGCGCGGGCTTTAGCGCGCTGAATAGCGGCGACAGCAATGCCGCAAAACGCCAGTTTGAGCAGGTACTGCAAACCAACCCGGAGGACGCCGATGCGCTGGCGGGCATGGGTTATATTGCCCAGCGCAACGGTGATTACCAGGCGGCGGCACAGTATCTGAACCGGGCGGCGAGCCAGGGCGGCGAGGCTTCAGCAGAACGTAAAGCGCAGGCGGAAGACGCCGCGTTTTATGGTCAACTGGCGCAGGCGCAGCAAGCGTTAAAAACGGGCAATGTCAGCCAGGCGCTGGCACTTTCCGCGCCGCTGGCGCAGCAGAGCGGTGAGCGCGGCACCGCCGCCAGGCTGTTCCGCGCCGATGTGCTGCGCCAGAACAAAGATTACCCGCAGGCGGAACAAGCGCTGCGCGAGATCCTCAACGAGCAGCCGCAGAATGCCCCGGCGCGGGAAAATCTCTACTACGTGCTGCGCGATCAAAACAAAGCGGCAGAAGCGCAAAGCCTGCTGCGCACGTTACCGGCGAGTTTGCAGGAAAAACTGCAACCGCGCGTGGTGACGGGGACGCCTGGCGACCCGCTGCGTCGGCAGGCGCAACAACTGGCAGCCAGCGGAAATACGTCGCAGGCCATTGCCGTGCTGCGCCAGGGCGTGGCGCGTCTGCCGGATGATCCGTGGTTGCGCCTTGATTTGGCGCGTTTGCTGCAACAAGCGGGTCAGGAAAATGAAGCCGCGAACGTGATGCTGCCCGCGCAAAATCCACGAGCCGGAGCCAGTTCACTGTATGCAGCCGCGCTGTTCGCCAGTGAAAATGGCGGCTGGCAACAGGCCAGTTCGCTGCTGTCACGTATTTCGCCTGCCAGCCAGAACGGCCAGATGCGCGACCTGGCGCAGCGGGTTAATTACAACCTGCAAATGGCGACCGCTGAGCGCTACCTCGCTCAGGGCAATATGACGGCGGCATCCAATACCCTGAAAGCGCTGGCGGCCACACCGCCGAAAAGCCCGGTCGATGCCGGGAAACTGGCGCGAATGCTGGCGCAGACGGGCGATACCACCACCGCCGTCGCGCTGGTGCGTGAAAGTATGAAACAGGGCGTGCAGGGCAACATCGGCGATTATGCCGATCAGGTTGCGGTGCTGAACCAGGCGGGGCTTAACCAGGAGGCGCAGGCCTTTGTTTCCCGCCCGGACGTGCAGGCGCGCAGCACGCCAGCCCAGCTTGCCGGGGTGCGGAATGGTTATGTAATCAACGAAGCGGATCAACTGCGTGAGCAGGGCAATTATGCCGCCGCGTATGACAAGCTGATCCGCGCGTTGCAAAACGACCCGCAGAACACGGATTTGATGTTCGCGATGGGGCGTTTGTATCAGTCCGGCAAGATGAACAAAGAAGCGGGCGTGCTGTATGACTACCTGATGACGCGCGACAGCGAGGATCAGGCGGCGCGCGTCGGGGCGATTGATGTCGCGCTGGCGGAAAATAACGTCGACAAGGCGCAAACCTTAGCCAGCGGCCTGCGCAGTAATAATTCACCGGATCGCTTGTTGCTGCTGGCGCGGCTGGAAGAGGCGAAAGGCAATCATCAGCAGGCGATGACCTATCTGCGCAGCGCGCGCGGTAAGCTGGTGGGGCTGGAGTCGAACAACAGCGCGGCAACACCGACAATCGGCGGTGTGTTGCTGGCGGATAATCCGTTTACCACCACCAGTAAAAGCGCAGCGCCGCAGTCGCTGTATGGCCAAACGCTGCCGTGGCAAGTTGCGCAGGTGGCACACGAACCGGGCAGTAATTTGCCGGGCACCACGCGTACCGATCTGCCAGTCGAAACGGCGCAAACGCGCACACTGCGCCAGGTCGACGACATGATGCAGCAGATGAACGAGAAAACCGGCATGTGGTTGCAGGGTGGCGTGGAAATTCGTGGCCGCGACGGGGAAAACGGCACCAGCAAGCTGACGGAAGCCAAAGCGCCGCTCACCTGGTCCAGTTCGCCGTTTGGCGATGCACGCTTTGAATTTACCGCGACGCCGGTTTCGCTCAGTTCCGGCAGCGCTTCAGGCGATTCATGGCGGCGTTATGGCGCGAACCCGCTGGCGAATGGCGTGAGTAACATTGCGGCCTCGATTAAAAACGCCAATCAATCCACGGCAACCGACGGCAGCGATAAATTTACCGATCTCGCCGGTTATGCCGATGCCAGCAAATTGTCGCCGTTTACCGAAACGGGTTACGACAATCTCACTTCGCTGCTGTCATCGAGCCGTTTGCAGAGTTTGAGCGCATCAAACTATAAGGCCAACTATAGCGATCCGATTAAGTCTTCCACCGATTCGCAAAACGCCAGCGGCGTGGAGCTGAATATGGCGCTGAGCGGCGACAGCTATAAGCTGGATATCGGCAGCACGCCGCTGGGGCAGGATTTAACCTCGCTGGTCGGCGGCGTGAAATGGTCGCCGAAACTGACCAATTACCTGACGCTTATCCTTACCGGCGAGCGTCGCGCGGTGACCGACAGTTTGCTGTCTTACGTTGGGCTGCGGGACGCTTACTCCGGCGAGCGCTGGGGGCAGGTCACCAAGAACGGCGGCAGCGTGCAACTGAGCTACGACGACGGCGACGCGGGGTTCTACATTGGCGGCGGCGGATACAGCTATCTCGGCAAAGATGTGGCGAGCAACACCAGCGTGAACGCCAATGCCGGGGTTTATCTGCGTCCGTGGCACGACGATTTCCGCCAGTTACAGACGGGGCTGAACGTTGGCTGGATGAACTACTCGAAAAACCTCAGTTACTTCACTTACGGCCAGGGCGGTTACTTCAGCCCGCAGAACTACGTGAGCGTGTCGCTGCCGGTTGATCTGTCGCAGAAAATTGATAACTGGAAACTCAGTATTGGCGGCGCGGTGGGCTACCAGTCCTACACGCAGGACAAGAGCAATTATTTCCCGACAGAACCGGAAGCGCAGAAGATGTTGCAACAGCTCGCCGATATGGGCTTTGTGAAAGAGGCGCAGTACCAGGGCGGTTCGCAGAATGGCATTGGCTATAACTTCCATGCCGGGCTCGATTACAACGTGAATAAAAACATGTCGGTAGGTGGAAAAGTCGGTTATGACACCTTCGGCAGTTACAACGAAAGCACTGCCGGGATTTGGCTCCGGTACATGCTGGGGGATAAATAA
- a CDS encoding glycosyl hydrolase family 8 translates to MLKRVFTAMVVMVSLLFASVSQAAGAWESYKARFLMPDGRIVDTGNKNVSHTEGQGFAMLMAVANNDKAAFDSMWNWTNKTLKNKANGLFYWRYNPVEADPIADKNDATDGDVLIAWALLKAGERWNNAAYLAASDAITQAVLKHTVVSFAGYRVMLPGANGFNLNTYLNLNPSYFIFPAWQAFAERSHQVVWRDLIKDGQTLLGNMTFGKARLPTDWVSLSADGKLNPAKEWPPRMSYDAIRIPLYVSWQDPHSALLTPWRNWWQGFSRSQTPAWVDVATNDNAPYNMNDGLLAVRDLTLGVTPAQPQITAQDDYYSASLKMLVWLAQQR, encoded by the coding sequence ATGTTAAAGCGCGTTTTCACCGCAATGGTGGTGATGGTGAGTCTGCTATTTGCATCCGTTTCCCAGGCCGCTGGCGCCTGGGAGAGTTATAAAGCGCGTTTTTTGATGCCGGATGGTCGCATTGTCGATACCGGCAACAAAAACGTCTCCCACACCGAAGGCCAGGGGTTCGCCATGCTAATGGCGGTCGCCAACAATGATAAAGCGGCCTTTGACAGCATGTGGAACTGGACCAATAAAACGCTGAAGAACAAAGCCAATGGCCTGTTTTACTGGCGTTATAACCCGGTGGAAGCCGATCCCATCGCCGATAAAAACGACGCTACCGACGGCGATGTGCTGATCGCCTGGGCGCTGCTGAAAGCCGGGGAGCGCTGGAATAACGCCGCGTACCTTGCCGCGTCCGATGCGATAACCCAGGCGGTGCTCAAACATACGGTGGTGAGTTTTGCGGGTTACCGCGTGATGTTGCCGGGTGCTAACGGTTTTAACCTCAACACCTATTTGAACCTGAATCCGTCCTACTTTATTTTCCCGGCGTGGCAGGCTTTCGCTGAGCGCAGCCATCAGGTGGTGTGGCGCGATTTGATCAAAGACGGGCAAACACTGCTTGGCAACATGACGTTTGGCAAAGCGCGCTTACCGACGGACTGGGTTTCACTTTCGGCGGACGGCAAACTGAATCCGGCGAAAGAGTGGCCGCCGCGCATGAGCTACGACGCGATCCGTATTCCGCTGTATGTGAGCTGGCAGGATCCGCACAGCGCGCTGTTAACGCCGTGGCGCAACTGGTGGCAGGGTTTTAGCCGCAGCCAGACTCCCGCATGGGTGGATGTGGCGACCAACGATAACGCGCCGTACAACATGAATGACGGTTTACTGGCGGTGCGGGATTTAACGTTGGGTGTAACGCCTGCACAACCGCAGATCACCGCGCAGGATGATTACTACTCCGCCAGCCTGAAAATGCTGGTCTGGCTGGCGCAGCAGCGCTAA